CACCGCGTCCGCCTTTCCTTTTTCGACCACCTCCTGCACATGCCGGGCGGAGCCGGCTCCACCCCCGGCGATCACGGGGATCGAAAGGCTGGAGGCGATTTGTCCGGTGATATCCAGGTCGAACCCCTCGCCGGTCCCCTCGCGGTCGATCGAAGTGATCATGACTTCGCCGGCCCCCAGATCCTCGGCCCTGCGCGCCCAGTCGTAGGCATCCACCCCGGAGGTTTCACGGCCGTAGTCGGTCAGGCACTCGTAGCGTCCGTTCGGTTGGCGGACCGCTTCGATGGAGATCACGATGGTGGACGAACCGAATGCCCGTGAGGCTTCGGAAATGAGTTTGGGGTCGGCGATGGCGGAGGTGTTGAGGGAAACCTTGTCCGCGCCCGCCCTCAGAACCTGGCGGATGTCATCCACCGACCTCAGCCCGCCGCCCACGCAGAAGGGGATGAAGATCTCTTCGGAAGTCCGCTTTACGATGTCCAGCAGGCTGTTGCGGCCGTAAAGGCTTGCCACCGCATCGATGTAAAGAAGCTCATCCGCGCCCTGTTCGTAGTAGAAACGGGCGAACGCCTCGGGTTTTCCCATGACCCTGAGGCCTTCAAAATGAATGCCTTTGACGAGATTCGGCCCCTTGATGTCCAGCCGGGGGATGATTCGGAGATTTTGCATGACAAAGCTGCCGGTGCCTTGGAAGCAGCGGCAAGAATGGGAAACCGGAGTCAAAGGCAGGCGGCAGGCGAATTCAAGAGGTATATCGCCGGGGCGGGTATCTTCACGCCCCCCCGCCCGGGATGGGTCTCGCCGGCACGCCGAACACCCGGTGGCCGGCTGCGACATCCCGCACCACCACGGATCCGGCTCCCACAAGTGCCTCTCCGCCAATGGTCAAACCTTGGATGATGGTGCATCCGACCCCAAGATGGGCTCCATCACCAACAACGACCGCTCCGGACAACACGGCCCCGGGAGCGATGTGAACATGGGAGCCGATCCTGCAGTCATGATCCACGGAGGACCGGCTGTTCAGGATGGTATTCACACCGATCCGGGTGCCTGGCTGGACGATCGCTCCCGCGAAAACAACGGTTCCCTCGCCTATCTCAACGTCGGGAGCCACCCAGGCGGTGGGATGAACCACGGTCCTGAAATCGTATCCCATGCCTTTGAACCGATGAAAAATTGCGGCACGGGCCGGGCCGGGCTGGATGCACCCGATCCCGAACACCAATTCCACCGACGATGGATCGTATCCGGCGATTGCCTCATCCCCGCCCAGTTGGGGGATCCCTGACATTTCGGGACGTGCCCCGCCGGTATCGGTGAAGCCGAGAACCGGCTGCCCGGCTGCCTGAAGGGTGCTCGCGACCACCTTGGCATGCCCGCCTCCGCCGATGATGATGACCGGCTTCATGAGGCTTCGATGGGTTCGTCCGGCAGGTAGTCCCTGGTCGCCGTCTTTTCCAGATAGGACCAGTAATGGAGCGGTGAAATGCCTCCGCCCGGACGCTTTGCGGTGAGATTCGCCGGGGTGAATGCCTCCCCTTTGCGGATGGCGGCTGCGGCCACCAGGCTCTTGCGGACGATGGGGAGGTTCTTCGCTTCCGATGGGGTGGGTTGCTTGGAGGCGCTTCCCAGTGCCACGCTGACCTGCCGCACACCCTCCACCAGCCGGGTGAACTCGGCGGGATCGAGGGAGGCCTTGTGGTCCGGGCCGGGAAGGTTGCGGTCCAGGGTCATGTGTTTCTCGATGATCGCGGCACCGCGGGCGGCGGCGGCGATGGCGACGGAGATGCCCGGCGTGTGGTCTGACAGGCCGCATGGCAGGCCAAAGGTGTCACGCAGCGTGTCCATGGCCCGCAGGTTGGTGTCCGGGAACGGCGACGGATACTCCGTCGTGCAGTGCAGCAGCGTGAGTTTCCCTTGCAGCGGCCTGAAGTCGGTGATGGCTGCGAAGTCCTGCACGGACGGATTGCCGGAGTCCGGGCTGTAGCCGTGGGCCAGCACGGAGACCGCCGTGTGGACCTCCTCCAGGGTGGCCATTCCGGTGGAAAGGATGACCGGCTTTCCGGAACGGGAGGCGGCATGGAGCAGCGGCGCGTTCGTCAGCTCGCCTGAGGGGATCTTCAGTTTCGGCACGCCCAGCTCCACCAGCAGGTCCAGGCTGCCGAGGTCGAACGGGGTGGAGATGAACTCGATCCCTTTTTCCCGGCAGCGGGCGATGAGTGCGAGGTGGTCCTCCCGGGAAAGCTCCAGTTTCTTCAGCATCTCGAGCTGGCTCTCGCTGGCCGAGGTGTTCTCCTGCTGGTAGTCCGCTTTCGACGCGGTGGCCGTCACCAGGCTGGCGCTGTTGAACGTCTGGAACTTCACCGCATCCGCGCCGGTCTCCGCCGCCGCATCTACCAGTTGCAGGGCGAGCGCCAGGGAGCCGTTGTGGTTCACGCCGGCCTCGGCGATGATGAAAACCTCGTCGTTCATGGGAGGGAGTGGAAGTGCTTGCGCAGCAGCGATGAGGGGGCCTCCAGGGAGCGGAGTGCTTCTACGATCCGTCCGGCGGACTGACCGTCCCCGTAGGGATTGGTGGTGGCGCTAGTGTCCATGCCGAACGCCCGGTGGATGGTAGTGGAAATGGCATCGGCATCCGCGGGGCAGTGGAGCACGGAGGAAGCATGAAGCCTGCCTTTCTGCCGGTCGCCGATGTTCACTGTCGGCGTCCGCAGCGTGGGCGCTTCATAGAGGCCGCTGGAGGAGTTCCCCACCACCGCATCCGCATGGGAGACCAGGCTCAGGTAGCGGACCAGGCCGAGGCTGGCGAAGGCCCGCGTGTGCTCCCGGGTGCCGGTGTATTCCTGCACCATGGCGGTGAGGGTGCGCCCGTCCGCGTCCGCGTTCGGCATGGTGAAAATGATGGTCGTTTCCGCGGGGTCGAAGGTGTCCAGCGCGTCGAGCAGTCGCTGCATCTGGGCGGACTGCGGCGCATCCTCCAGCGTGGCCGGGTGGAAGGTGACCGCCAACAGCCTGCGGTGGAGCGGGATGCCGAGCGATGCGGCGAGTTCGTCCCTCGACAGCAGCCGCGTGGAGAGGATGGCGTCGATACCCGGACTGCCGGTGACGATGACCCTCCGCGGATCCTCGCCCATCTGCCGGACCCTGGCAGCGGACTCCTCATTGGTGACGAAGTGGAGATGCGCCATCTTGGTGATGGCGTGGCGGATGCCCTCGTCCACCGCGCCTTCCGTCGTGTCCCCTCCGGCGATGTGGGCCAGCGGGATGCGGAGGAAGAGGCAGGCCTGCGCCACCGCCAGGATTTCAAAACGGTCCCCCAGCACCACCACGATGTCCGGCGGTGATTGGGAAAAGGCTTCCGCAAAGCCGATCAACCCGAGGCCGGTGGACTTCGCGATGGCCGCGGGGCTGTCTCCGGCCAGCAGCATCTCCACCCGGTCCTGGATCGGGAATCCGTCTTCCTCGATCACGCGGACGGTGGAACCGAACTCCGGGGCGAGGTGCATGCCGGTCACGTAGAGCCGCAGCTCCAGATCATCCGCCGCCTTGATCGCCCTCAGGACGGGAAGCAACAGGCCGTAGTCCGCCCGGGATCCGGTCACGACTCCTATTTTCCGCTTGGTTGCCACTGGTTTGCCCACCCGCTTTAACACCCTGATGCCGGATGCGACAACGTGAATCTGCCAGTGCCTCCGCCGCTTGCCGGGCGTTGTCCCTTGCATTCCGGGCTTGATAAGTTAAGGCCGCTTCACAACGCTCTGCCTTTCCCTAAGACAAATCCGCCACAATGAGTGTAGAGTCCAAAAAGGCCTTTGATCCCGCGCGTTATTTTCGAAAGCTCGGACGCTCGATCAAGAAGCGGATCTATTGGTGGAAGCTGAAGCGGAAGTTCACCGGCGGCTGGACACCGGGCACCGATGAGAAGGAATTCTCCCGCCGTTCCTATAACTCCTATGATGAGTATCTGGAGCACCAGCGCTCGAAGCTGAACATCATCGATCTCAAGACGTATGATGAGAAGTTCCGCGCCGCCCTCGGGAAGCGCCTCGCCGGATGGGGGATCCCGCTCCAGGGAAAGACGGCCCTCTGCCTGGCCGCGCGCATCGGCAGTGAGGTGAAGGCCTTCATCGACAACGGATGCTTCGCCATCGGCATCGA
The nucleotide sequence above comes from Akkermansiaceae bacterium. Encoded proteins:
- a CDS encoding imidazole glycerol phosphate synthase cyclase subunit gives rise to the protein MQNLRIIPRLDIKGPNLVKGIHFEGLRVMGKPEAFARFYYEQGADELLYIDAVASLYGRNSLLDIVKRTSEEIFIPFCVGGGLRSVDDIRQVLRAGADKVSLNTSAIADPKLISEASRAFGSSTIVISIEAVRQPNGRYECLTDYGRETSGVDAYDWARRAEDLGAGEVMITSIDREGTGEGFDLDITGQIASSLSIPVIAGGGAGSARHVQEVVEKGKADAVAIAGMFHYDTISRITKADESLFATEGNVEFLQGRRGPISAGRLTPCGIPELKDHLHSAGIACRNLSLVR
- a CDS encoding acetyltransferase, whose amino-acid sequence is MKPVIIIGGGGHAKVVASTLQAAGQPVLGFTDTGGARPEMSGIPQLGGDEAIAGYDPSSVELVFGIGCIQPGPARAAIFHRFKGMGYDFRTVVHPTAWVAPDVEIGEGTVVFAGAIVQPGTRIGVNTILNSRSSVDHDCRIGSHVHIAPGAVLSGAVVVGDGAHLGVGCTIIQGLTIGGEALVGAGSVVVRDVAAGHRVFGVPARPIPGGGA
- the neuB gene encoding N-acetylneuraminate synthase → MNDEVFIIAEAGVNHNGSLALALQLVDAAAETGADAVKFQTFNSASLVTATASKADYQQENTSASESQLEMLKKLELSREDHLALIARCREKGIEFISTPFDLGSLDLLVELGVPKLKIPSGELTNAPLLHAASRSGKPVILSTGMATLEEVHTAVSVLAHGYSPDSGNPSVQDFAAITDFRPLQGKLTLLHCTTEYPSPFPDTNLRAMDTLRDTFGLPCGLSDHTPGISVAIAAAARGAAIIEKHMTLDRNLPGPDHKASLDPAEFTRLVEGVRQVSVALGSASKQPTPSEAKNLPIVRKSLVAAAAIRKGEAFTPANLTAKRPGGGISPLHYWSYLEKTATRDYLPDEPIEAS
- the neuC gene encoding UDP-N-acetylglucosamine 2-epimerase (hydrolyzing); this encodes MTGSRADYGLLLPVLRAIKAADDLELRLYVTGMHLAPEFGSTVRVIEEDGFPIQDRVEMLLAGDSPAAIAKSTGLGLIGFAEAFSQSPPDIVVVLGDRFEILAVAQACLFLRIPLAHIAGGDTTEGAVDEGIRHAITKMAHLHFVTNEESAARVRQMGEDPRRVIVTGSPGIDAILSTRLLSRDELAASLGIPLHRRLLAVTFHPATLEDAPQSAQMQRLLDALDTFDPAETTIIFTMPNADADGRTLTAMVQEYTGTREHTRAFASLGLVRYLSLVSHADAVVGNSSSGLYEAPTLRTPTVNIGDRQKGRLHASSVLHCPADADAISTTIHRAFGMDTSATTNPYGDGQSAGRIVEALRSLEAPSSLLRKHFHSLP
- a CDS encoding class I SAM-dependent methyltransferase, which encodes MSVESKKAFDPARYFRKLGRSIKKRIYWWKLKRKFTGGWTPGTDEKEFSRRSYNSYDEYLEHQRSKLNIIDLKTYDEKFRAALGKRLAGWGIPLQGKTALCLAARIGSEVKAFIDNGCFAIGIDLNPGENNHYVVHGDFHALQYAPESVDFVFTNSLDHAFDISRIAKEVRKVLKADGRLIIEAIDGEAEGEQPGFFESFSWSTTDDLVRLFEREGFKLVKREPFEYPWKGRQLHLVKAADAPVAG